A stretch of the Bacteroidota bacterium genome encodes the following:
- the gldD gene encoding gliding motility lipoprotein GldD, whose translation MKVLNLRSVFWFFGLTLVLFSGSACKRKYTPKPSGYFRIDFPKKEYRAFAGNFPYSFEYPVYGKIEKYKGEIAEPYWMNIDFPEYKGKIYISYFRLNHDLSKYFEESRNLAYKHTIKADAINEELVQDKKRKIYGIIYHIKGNTASSINFVLTDSMHNFLRGALYFDTHPNKDSLAPVIDFFQKDIDHLIATIKWK comes from the coding sequence ATGAAAGTATTAAATTTAAGGAGCGTTTTCTGGTTTTTCGGGTTGACTTTAGTTTTGTTCAGCGGTTCGGCATGTAAAAGAAAATATACTCCTAAGCCCAGTGGTTATTTTCGAATAGATTTTCCTAAAAAAGAATATAGGGCTTTTGCCGGTAATTTTCCTTACTCTTTTGAATATCCGGTTTATGGAAAAATTGAAAAATATAAGGGGGAAATAGCTGAACCATATTGGATGAATATAGATTTCCCAGAATATAAAGGGAAGATATACATCAGTTATTTCAGGTTGAACCATGATCTATCAAAATATTTTGAAGAATCCCGCAATCTTGCATATAAGCATACCATCAAGGCCGATGCCATCAATGAGGAATTGGTTCAGGACAAAAAGAGGAAAATTTATGGAATTATTTACCATATTAAAGGTAATACTGCTTCATCTATTAACTTTGTACTGACCGATAGTATGCATAATTTCTTGAGAGGAGCATTGTATTTTGATACTCACCCCAATAAAGATTCGCTGGCACCAGTTATTGATTTCTTTCAGAAAGATATTGACCACCTTATAGCGACCATAAAATGGAAATAA
- the ssb gene encoding single-stranded DNA-binding protein codes for MAVNKVILVGNVGKDPEVRYLDNNITVAKFPLATSENFKNKNGERVESTEWHNIVLWNKLAEVAEKYVKKGTQLYIEGRIKTRSYEKDGAKHYMTEIFANTMQMLGKKTTDNGSSAEPVVSEEEPQTDSVNEADDLPF; via the coding sequence ATGGCAGTAAATAAAGTTATTTTAGTAGGGAACGTTGGGAAAGATCCTGAAGTTCGTTATTTGGACAACAATATCACCGTGGCTAAGTTTCCTCTGGCTACCAGTGAAAACTTTAAAAATAAAAATGGTGAAAGGGTTGAATCCACCGAATGGCACAATATCGTTTTATGGAATAAACTTGCTGAGGTTGCTGAGAAGTACGTAAAAAAAGGAACTCAGCTTTATATCGAAGGAAGAATAAAGACCCGTTCTTATGAGAAAGACGGTGCCAAACATTACATGACCGAGATATTCGCCAATACAATGCAAATGCTTGGAAAGAAAACTACTGACAATGGTTCTTCTGCCGAACCAGTGGTTTCTGAAGAAGAGCCACAGACCGATTCTGTAAATGAGGCCGATGATCTCCCTTTCTAG
- the mutY gene encoding A/G-specific adenine glycosylase yields MESVFFQTVLLHWYSHNKRDLPWRHTLNPYYIWVSEIILQQTRIAQGTDYYYRFIKHFPDIKKLAEAQTDEVLKLWEGLGYYSRARNLHSAAKTILNDYHGIFPSDYNKIIKLKGIGKYTAAAIASFSFNQPYAVLDGNVFRVLSRIFGIELPVDSSPGRSTFEKQASELLDKDNPGLYNQAIMDFGALHCTERNPKCLVCPFNTECFAYKNQQVDFLPVRKKKVEKKIRHFYYLVMIKKDKCFIQKRTKQDIWNSLFEFPLIESEHELNLYQLKETAGWKQIFNENKYDILLTSRIFKHILTHQVISAKFIILKVGEDGLFSESFKAVHLAEMQHYTFPRLIHKFLDSLSLGNYFEYF; encoded by the coding sequence ATGGAATCCGTCTTTTTTCAAACTGTTCTTCTGCATTGGTACTCCCATAATAAGCGGGATCTTCCCTGGCGTCATACACTGAATCCTTACTATATATGGGTTTCTGAAATAATTCTGCAACAAACCCGGATTGCACAGGGAACAGATTATTATTACCGTTTTATCAAGCATTTTCCGGATATAAAAAAATTGGCCGAAGCTCAAACCGATGAGGTTTTAAAACTCTGGGAAGGCCTTGGTTATTATTCCCGGGCAAGGAATCTTCATTCTGCTGCCAAAACCATTCTGAATGATTATCATGGGATATTCCCTTCCGACTATAACAAAATTATCAAATTAAAGGGAATAGGAAAGTATACTGCTGCTGCAATTGCTTCATTTTCATTTAATCAGCCCTATGCCGTTTTAGATGGTAATGTTTTCAGGGTGTTGTCCCGGATTTTTGGTATTGAACTGCCGGTCGACAGCAGTCCGGGCAGATCTACATTTGAAAAACAAGCCAGTGAATTATTGGACAAAGATAATCCCGGCCTGTACAATCAGGCCATAATGGATTTTGGGGCTTTGCATTGTACTGAACGCAACCCAAAATGCCTGGTTTGCCCCTTTAATACTGAATGTTTTGCTTATAAAAATCAGCAAGTTGACTTTTTACCTGTACGGAAAAAGAAGGTAGAAAAGAAAATACGTCATTTCTATTATCTTGTTATGATTAAAAAGGATAAGTGTTTTATTCAAAAAAGAACGAAGCAGGATATCTGGAACTCTCTTTTTGAGTTTCCCCTTATTGAATCAGAACATGAACTGAATCTTTATCAATTAAAAGAAACGGCTGGATGGAAACAAATTTTTAATGAGAATAAGTATGATATTTTATTAACCAGCCGGATATTTAAACATATTCTTACACATCAGGTTATTAGCGCAAAATTTATCATTCTTAAAGTAGGTGAAGACGGACTTTTTTCTGAAAGTTTTAAGGCAGTACATCTGGCTGAAATGCAGCACTATACTTTTCCCCGGCTGATTCATAAATTCCTGGATTCGTTAAGCCTGGGCAATTATTTTGAATATTTTTAA
- a CDS encoding HU family DNA-binding protein: MTKADIVNEISKNTGIEKITVQKTVESFMETIKDSLSKDKNVYLRGFGSYIVKKRAKKTARNISKNTTIIIPEHFIPAFKPARTFVSKVKNNVK; the protein is encoded by the coding sequence ATGACAAAAGCAGACATTGTTAACGAAATTTCCAAAAATACTGGAATAGAAAAGATCACTGTTCAAAAAACGGTAGAGTCTTTCATGGAGACAATCAAAGACTCTTTGTCGAAAGACAAAAATGTATATCTGAGAGGTTTTGGCAGTTATATTGTAAAGAAAAGAGCTAAAAAAACAGCCAGGAATATCTCTAAAAACACCACCATTATTATTCCAGAACACTTTATTCCTGCTTTCAAGCCAGCGAGGACATTTGTGAGCAAAGTAAAAAATAATGTCAAATAA
- a CDS encoding Rne/Rng family ribonuclease, with translation MSNELVIDVTPSEIAIALLEDKRLVELNKEKSNIQFSVGDIYLGKVKKIMPGLNAAFVDVGYEKDAFLHYLDLGPQFRTLHRYLTYALSNSKKNKLIPLQKFNGEPDIDKNGKIGQVLTTGQPVLVQIAKEPISTKGPRLSSEISIAGRNLVLIPFSDKVSISQKIKSNEEKIRLKKLLLSIKPKNYGVIVRTASEGKMVAVLDSELRGLVKKWEVSFEQLKGSTPPKVIINEINRTSAILRDMLNGSFSSIYVNDETILHEIKEYISSIAPEKEKIVKLYEGGEPIFDHFGIEKQIKALFGRTVSFKNGAYLIIEHTEALHVIDVNSGNRSKSGSDQETNALEVNLAAAEEIARQLRLRDMGGIIVVDFIDMHDQEHKQLLFEKMKDFMSTDRTKHNILPLSKFGLMQITRQRVRPEMNVATLEKCPTCKGTGEITSSILLIDEIENNLSYLISNEKIKKMTLKVHPYIAAFINKGLISCRLKWLFKYHCFIKVLPISSYHFLEFHFFYPNGEEILS, from the coding sequence GTGAGCAACGAATTAGTGATTGATGTAACTCCCTCTGAAATTGCGATAGCTTTATTGGAAGACAAACGACTGGTTGAGCTGAACAAGGAAAAAAGTAACATTCAATTTTCTGTAGGTGATATATACCTGGGGAAAGTTAAAAAAATAATGCCCGGCCTGAATGCTGCATTCGTAGATGTAGGCTATGAAAAAGATGCTTTTCTTCACTATTTGGATTTAGGACCCCAATTCCGTACCTTACACAGGTACCTGACTTACGCACTATCAAATTCTAAGAAAAACAAACTCATCCCTTTACAAAAATTCAATGGGGAACCTGATATTGATAAAAATGGAAAAATAGGCCAGGTTTTAACTACAGGTCAGCCGGTACTTGTCCAAATTGCCAAAGAACCTATCTCCACCAAAGGGCCAAGATTAAGTTCTGAAATTTCAATTGCCGGCAGAAATCTTGTGCTGATTCCTTTTTCGGATAAAGTTTCCATATCGCAAAAGATTAAATCTAACGAGGAAAAAATCAGATTAAAAAAACTTTTATTAAGCATTAAACCCAAAAATTATGGGGTTATAGTTCGCACTGCTTCTGAAGGGAAAATGGTGGCTGTGTTGGATTCTGAATTAAGAGGCCTGGTGAAAAAATGGGAGGTATCTTTTGAACAGTTAAAAGGGTCTACCCCCCCCAAGGTGATAATTAATGAAATAAACCGCACCTCTGCGATTTTGCGCGACATGCTTAACGGATCCTTCAGTAGTATTTATGTAAACGACGAAACTATACTTCACGAAATAAAGGAATATATAAGCTCAATTGCCCCTGAAAAAGAAAAAATCGTCAAATTATATGAGGGAGGCGAACCTATCTTCGATCATTTCGGGATAGAAAAACAAATTAAAGCCTTATTTGGCCGGACGGTCTCTTTTAAAAACGGGGCTTATTTAATTATTGAACATACAGAAGCTTTACATGTTATTGATGTCAACAGCGGAAACAGATCTAAATCCGGAAGCGATCAGGAGACTAATGCCCTGGAGGTAAACCTGGCTGCTGCAGAAGAAATTGCCCGTCAATTACGCCTTCGCGATATGGGCGGTATTATCGTCGTTGATTTTATCGATATGCACGATCAGGAACACAAACAATTGTTGTTTGAAAAGATGAAAGACTTCATGTCTACTGACCGTACCAAACATAATATCCTTCCTTTAAGTAAATTCGGCCTTATGCAAATCACCCGGCAAAGGGTCAGGCCTGAAATGAATGTAGCAACACTTGAAAAGTGTCCTACCTGCAAAGGAACCGGAGAAATAACCTCAAGTATTCTGCTGATCGATGAAATTGAAAATAACCTGAGCTATCTGATTTCAAATGAAAAAATTAAAAAAATGACCTTAAAAGTACACCCTTATATCGCAGCATTCATTAATAAGGGGCTTATATCCTGCAGGTTAAAGTGGTTGTTTAAATACCATTGCTTTATAAAAGTTCTGCCTATTTCTTCCTATCATTTTCTGGAATTTCATTTCTTCTATCCGAACGGTGAAGAAATTCTTTCATAG
- a CDS encoding DUF3467 domain-containing protein — MEQKKEEEEGQINIELKEEIAQGIYSNLAIITHSSSEFVLDFVRIMPGVPKAEVKSRIILTPEHAKRLLYALKDNISKYEAANGTIEHVDSGPVIPMAFGGPTAQA, encoded by the coding sequence ATGGAACAGAAAAAAGAAGAAGAAGAAGGTCAGATTAATATTGAATTGAAAGAGGAAATTGCCCAGGGCATTTATTCTAACCTGGCCATTATTACCCATTCATCTTCTGAATTTGTGCTTGATTTTGTCAGAATTATGCCTGGTGTTCCCAAGGCTGAGGTAAAATCAAGAATTATTTTAACTCCGGAACATGCCAAACGCCTTTTGTATGCTTTAAAAGACAACATATCTAAATATGAGGCTGCCAATGGAACTATTGAGCATGTGGATTCAGGGCCTGTTATTCCAATGGCTTTTGGAGGGCCTACTGCACAAGCATAA